One Salmo trutta chromosome 12, fSalTru1.1, whole genome shotgun sequence genomic region harbors:
- the LOC115203498 gene encoding solute carrier family 25 member 44: MQQNRNIQIIEWEDLDKRKFYSFGVFMTMTIRATVYPATLIRTRLQVQKGKSLYNGTFDAFFKILRAEGVRGLYRGFMVNTFTLISGQAYITTYELVRKYVSNYSKDNTVKSLVAGGAASLVAQTITVPIDVISQQLMMQGQGKHLTRFRVKLKTEADGKTKMAFGQTRNMIAQIFAADGFRGFYRGYVASLLTYIPNSAVWWPFYHFYAEQLSKMAPSDCPHLLLQAMAGPLAAATASTVTNPMDVVRARVQVEGRTSVIETFRHLLAEEGFWGMTKGLSARIISSIPTAIVMVVGYETLKRVSLRPELVDSRHW, encoded by the exons ATGCAACAGAACAGGAACATCCAGATCATTGAATGGGAGGACCTGGACAAGAGGAAGTTCTACTCCTTCGGGGTATTCATGACCATGACCATCCGGGCCACCGTCTACCCGGCCACCCTCATCCGCACCAGGCTGCAAGTGCAGAAGGGCAAGTCGCTCTACAACGGGACCTTTGATGCCTTCTTCAAGATCCTGCGGGCCGAGGGCGTGCGGGGCCTCTACCGCGGCTTCATGGTCAACACCTTCACTCTCATATCGGGCCAGGCTTACATCACCACCTACGAGCTGGTGAGGAAATACGTCTCCAACTATTCCAAGGACAATACCGTCAAGTCTCTGGTGGCGGGTGGCGCGGCGTCCCTGGTTGCACAAACCATCACTGTCCCCATAGACGTGATTTCCCAGCAGCTGATGATGCAGGGCCAAGGGAAGCACCTGACTCGCTTCCGGGTCAAGCTCAAAACGGAGGCCGACGGGAAGACCAAAATGGCATTTGGCCAAACCAGGAACATGATTGCTCAGATCTTTGCGGCCGACGGTTTCCGAGGCTTCTACAGGGGATATGTGGCCTCCCTTCTAACATACATCCCAAATAGCGCGGTCTGGTGGCCTTTTTATCACTTTTACGCAG AACAGCTATCCAAAATGGCGCCCAGTGACTGCCCTCATCTACTACTCCAAGCCATGGCCGGACCACTAGCTGCTGCGACTGCATCCACTGTCACCAACCCCATGGATGTGGTCAGAGCTAGAGTGCAG GTTGAAGGCAGGACCTCCGTCATCGAGACGTTCAGGCACCTGCTGGCAGAGGAGGGATTCTGGGGGATGACCAAAGGGCTGTCTGCACGCATCATATCCTCCATTCCCACCGCCATCGTTATGGTCGTGGGCTACGAAACCCTCAAGAGAGTGAGCTTGAGACCGGAGCTGGTCGACTCCAGACACTGGTAG